From the genome of Bombus pascuorum chromosome 2, iyBomPasc1.1, whole genome shotgun sequence, one region includes:
- the LOC132916581 gene encoding flotillin-1, whose amino-acid sequence MSCGFVTCGPNEALVVSGCCYSKPLLVPGGRVFVWPIVQQVQKISLNTMTLQVESPTVYTCQGVPISVTGIAQVKIQGQNEEMLSTACEQFLGKTEEEIHNIALVTLEGHQRAIMGSMTVEEIYKDRKKFSKEVFEVASSDLVNMGITVVSYTLKDIRDEEGYLKALGMARTAEVKRDARIGEAEARRDAQIREAIAEEQRMAARFLNDTEIAKAQRDFELKKAAYDVEVQTKKAEAEMAFELQAAKTKQRIMEEQMQIKVVERGQEIAVQEQEMMRRERELDATVRRPADAEKYRLEKMAEANKLRLVMEAEAEAEAIKIRGEAEAFAIEAKAKAEAEQMAKKAAAWNEYKSAAMIDMMLDTLPKVAAEVAAPLSQAKKITMVSSGSGTIGAEKLTEEVFNIVTRVPDLVKNLTGVDIAKSVHAA is encoded by the exons ATGAGTTGTGGATTCGTTACTTGTGGCCCAAACGAGGCTCTCGTAGTATCAG gaTGTTGCTACAGCAAGCCTCTACTAGTACCTGGTGGTCGAGTATTTGTTTGGCCTATTGTCCAACAAGTACAGAA aatttcattgAATACTATGACTTTACAAGTAGAAAGTCCAACTGTGTATACATGTCAAGGTGTACCAATATCTGTAACAGGAATTGCACAG GTCAAAATACAAGGTCAAAATGAGGAAATGTTATCCACAGCATGTGAACAATTTCTTGGGAAAACTGAAGAAGAAATTCATAATATTGCACTTGTAACATTAGAAGGACATCAACGGGCCATAATGGGAAGCATGACTGTAGAG GAAATATACAAGGATCGTAAAAAATTCAGCAAGGAGGTTTTTGAAGTAGCAAGCAGTGATTTAGTCAATATGGGCATTACTGTTGTGTCCTATACATTAAAAGATATTCGAGATGAAGAA GGATACCTGAAAGCTCTTGGTATGGCAAGAACAGCTGAGGTGAAACGTGATGCGAGAATCGGTGAAGCAGAAGCTCGCAGAGATGCTCAAATTCGTGAAGCCATCGCTGAAGAACAAAGAATGGCTGCTCGTTTTCTTAATGATACCGAGATTGCTAAAGCGCAGCGTGATTTTGAATTAAAGAAAGCCGCATATGACGTTGAAGTGCAAACCAAA aaagCAGAAGCAGAGATGGCATTTGAATTGCAAGCTGCAAAAACTAAGCAAAGGATTATGGAAGaacaaatgcaaataaaagTGGTTGAACGTGGACAAGAAATTGCAGTACAAGAACAAGAAATGATGAGACGCGAACGAGAATTGGATGCAACTGTACGACGCCCAGCTGATGCAGAAAAATATAG ATTAGAAAAAATGGCTGAAGCTAATAAACTGCGTTTAGTAATGGAAGCTGAAGCCGAAGCAGAAGCCATCAAAATTCGTGGTGAAGCAGAAGCCTTTGCCATTGAAGCAAAGGCTAAAGCAGAAGCGGAACAAATGGCAAAGAAAGCTGCTGCATGGAATGAGTACAAGAGTGCTGCTATGATAGACATGATGTTAGATACTCTTCCAAAG GTTGCCGCTGAAGTCGCAGCACCTTTGTCACAAGCCAAAAAGATAACAATGGTTTCTAGTGGAAGTGGAACTATTGGAGCAGAAAAGTTAACCGAAGAAGTGTTTAATATAGTGACGCGTGTACCGGATTTggttaaaaatttaacaggCGTGGATATTGCAAAG tCTGTTCATGCGGCTTAA
- the LOC132916592 gene encoding ADP,ATP carrier protein-like: MDAYKSFLIDFLAGGISAAVSKTAVAPLERVKLLLQVQHTSKQIRPEDRYKGMMDAFIRIPKETGFLSFWRGNLANVIRYFPTQALNFAFKDKFKAIFLEGVPKDAFWRQFAGNLASGGAAGATSLLFVYPLDFARTRLAADIGQGDKREFKGLGDCIVKIFKTDGLIGLYRGFNVSVQGIIIYRATYFGLYDTTKNMLPDPKNTPLHITFLIAQVVTTVAGVMSYPFDTVRRRMMMQSGRSKREIMYKNTLDCWIKTAKAEGVGAFFKGSLSNILRGTGGALVLTLYDTLKNIFEDVLRDKDSSAVSK, from the exons atggaTGCATATAAGTCATTTCTAATAGATTTTTTAGCTGGTGGGATATCTGCAGCTGTATCAAAAACTGCAGTAGCACCATTAGAAAGggtaaaattattacttcaaGTTCAACATACTTCAAAACAAATAAGACCAGAAGATCGGTACAAAG gAATGATGGATGCATTTATACGTATACCGAAAGAAACTGGATTTCTTAGTTTTTGGAGAGGAAATTTAGCTAATGTAATTCGATATTTCCCAACTCAAGctttaaattttgcatttaaAGACAAATTCAAAGCTATATTTTTGGAAGGTGTTCCAAAAGATGCATTTTGGAGACAgtttgctggaaatttggctTCCGGTGGAGCTGCTGGAGCAACATctcttttatttgtatatccACTTGATTTTGCTCGTACAAG ATTAGCTGCAGATATTGGACAAGGAGATAAAAGGGAATTCAAAGGTCTGGGTGACTGtatagtaaaaattttcaagacAGATGGCCTTATTGGTTTATATCGAGGGTTTAATGTGAGCGTTCAAgggattattatttatagagcTACTTATTTTGGTCTTTATGATACCACAAAAAACATGCTTCCTGATCCAAAAAATACTCCCCTACATATTACCTTTTTAATTGCGCAA GTAGTAACAACAGTGGCTGGAGTTATGTCATACCCTTTTGATACAGTTAGAAGACGTATGATGATGCAATCAGGACGTAGTAAAAGAGAAATcatgtataaaaatacattagatTGTTGGATCAAAACAGCCAAGGCAGAAGGTGTTGGCGCTTTTTTTAAAGGTTCACTGTCAAATATTCTCAGAGGTACTGGTGGAGCATTAGTTTTAACATTGTATGATACACTCAAAAACATTTTTGAAGATGTATTACGTGATAAAGACTCGTCTGCAGTGTccaaataa
- the LOC132916584 gene encoding splicing factor C9orf78, translating to MTSTEEKKIEFKKKSRKPIRKRQVSSDEDDNENEEASVREKVEEMKTIQKLRERPKGINVVGLALGENVTPDVMTSDPFNVKTGGMVNMTVLKNTKLKQNDAYETGIGTQFNAETNKRDEDEEMVKYIEEELSKRKSKTEGTTENGSNNDKGSYCSPEEAALQAVPEHLRQSSAHRSEEMLSNQMLSGIPEVDLGIEAKIRNIEATEEAKLKLLWDRHRKKDGPSQFVPTNMAVNFVQHNRFNIEDTDFQKSKQDSDERKKVAAPRDDYKSKRKDNGEKATDDYHYERFKKQFRRF from the exons atGACTAGtacagaagaaaagaaaatagaattcaaaAAGAAATCAAGGAAACCGATAAGGAAACGACAGGTTTCATCAGATGAAGATGAcaatgaaaatgaagaagCCTCTGTTAG GGAAAAAGTTGAAGAGATGAAAACTATACAAAAACTTCGTGAAAGACCAAAAGGTATAAATGTTGTTGGTTTAGCCCTTGGAGAAAATGTAACACCTGATGTAATGACg TCTGACCCTTTTAATGTAAAAACTGGAGGAATGGTAAATATGACTGTATTAAAGAatacaaaattgaaacaaaatgaTGCATATGAAACTGGAATTGGCACACAATTTAATGCAGAGACTAATAAACGCGATGAAGAtgaagaaat ggtaaaatatattgaagAAGAATTATCAAAGAGGAAAAGCAAAACTGAGGGTACAACTGAAAATGGATCAAATAATGACAAAGGTTCTTATTGTTCACCAGAAGAAGCAGCTTTGCAAGCAGTACCTGAACATTTAAGACAAAGTTCTGCACACAGAAGTGAAGAAATGCTTTCAAATCAAATGTTATCTGGTATTCCAGAAGTGGATCTTGGAATAGA AGCAAAGATTCGTAATATTGAAGCTACGGAAGAAGCTAAATTAAAACTGCTTTGGGATAGGCACAGAAAGAAAGATGGACCCTCGCAATTTGTCCCAACAAACATGGCTGTGAATTTTGTACAACACAATAGAT ttaacATAGAAGATACAGATTTCCAGAAATCAAAACAAGATTCTGATGAGAGAAAAAAGGTTGCAGCGCCCAGAGATGATTACAAGAGTAAAAGGAAAGATAATGGAGAAAAAGCAACTGATGATTATCATTATGAAAGATTCAAAAAACAATTTAGacgattttga